The Actinomycetota bacterium genome includes a region encoding these proteins:
- a CDS encoding NAD-dependent epimerase/dehydratase family protein yields MKYLVTGGAGFIGSNLVEMLLADGHEVIVLDDLSSGYEENLFAEADFIAGDITDPDVVQEAVTGVDSIFHLAASVGNTRSIDDPIRDAEVNYTGTLRVLEAARKHNIERIVFSSSAGIFGELKTLPIAEDHAFEPDGVGKLAAEKACLAYNKLYGMKNVCLRYFNVYGVRQRYDAYGNVIPIFAERMLRGQDVVIFGDGEQTRDFVNVRDVARANYAAAQSENAAGSFNLGSGTRISINELVTIMSRLSGSDSEIIHDKPRPGDVRDSLAAIAAACSALGYKPSVNLEDGLAAYLDWLRVDPVTMARWESLS; encoded by the coding sequence GTGAAGTATCTAGTGACCGGCGGAGCAGGGTTCATTGGCAGCAACCTCGTCGAGATGTTGCTCGCAGACGGACACGAGGTCATCGTGCTCGATGATCTTTCTTCAGGGTACGAAGAGAATCTATTCGCTGAGGCCGATTTCATCGCAGGCGACATCACGGACCCTGATGTTGTTCAGGAAGCCGTCACTGGCGTCGACTCGATCTTCCACTTGGCAGCAAGCGTAGGCAACACCCGCTCGATCGATGATCCGATCCGTGACGCGGAGGTCAACTACACCGGCACTCTGCGAGTTCTGGAAGCGGCCCGCAAGCACAACATCGAGCGCATCGTCTTCTCGTCGTCTGCAGGCATATTCGGGGAGCTCAAAACGCTACCAATCGCCGAAGATCATGCTTTCGAACCGGATGGAGTAGGCAAACTGGCGGCCGAAAAGGCGTGTTTGGCCTATAACAAGCTCTACGGCATGAAGAATGTGTGCTTGCGATACTTCAATGTGTACGGAGTGCGCCAGCGATACGACGCTTACGGCAATGTGATCCCGATCTTTGCCGAGCGGATGCTTCGTGGCCAGGACGTGGTGATCTTTGGTGACGGTGAACAGACCCGTGATTTCGTCAATGTGAGGGATGTGGCACGAGCGAACTACGCTGCGGCGCAATCAGAGAACGCAGCCGGGTCCTTCAACCTGGGTAGCGGAACGAGAATCTCCATAAACGAGCTTGTCACGATCATGTCGAGACTTTCTGGCAGCGACTCAGAGATCATCCATGACAAGCCGCGTCCGGGTGACGTACGGGACAGCCTTGCGGCTATCGCAGCTGCGTGCAGTGCGCTAGGATACAAACCCTCGGTTAATCTTGAGGACGGCCTTGCCGCCTACCTAGATTGGCTACGCGTGGATCCTGTGACTATGGCTCGATGGGAAAGCCTATCGTAA